One region of Danio rerio strain Tuebingen ecotype United States chromosome 5, GRCz12tu, whole genome shotgun sequence genomic DNA includes:
- the ranbp1 gene encoding ran-specific GTPase-activating protein → MADTKEAQDEHEPSTENVEESNHDPHFEPIVSLPEQDVKTLEEDEEELFKMRAKLYRFASENDPPEWKERGTGDVKLLRHKEKGSIRLLMRRDRTLKICANHHIMPLMELKPNAGSDRAWVWNTHADFADEKPKAEMLAIRFLNAENAQKFKMKFDECKEEVRKFLEGSMNSANKVAEKLEELSVNDDKTKSSEDKKEEAKKEEKAVEEKK, encoded by the exons ATGGCGGACACAAAG GAGGCACAAGATGAGCATGAACCATCCACTGAGAACGTTGAGGAATCCAACCATGACCCTCATTTTGAGCCCATCGTCTCACTACCCGAGCAGGACGTTAAGACCTTAGAAGAGGATGAGGAGGAGCTTTTCAAGAT GAGGGCAAAGTTGTATCGTTTTGCCAGTGAGAACGACCCTCCTGAGTGGAAGGAGCGCGGGACAGGTGATGTCAAACTTCTGCGACACAAAGAAAAGGGCTCCATCCGCCTTCTCATGAGGAGAGATCGTACCCTCAAAATCTGTGCCAACCACCACA TTATGCCGCTGATGGAGCTGAAGCCCAATGCAGGCAGTGACAGGGCCTGGGTGTGGAATACACATGCCGACTTTGCAGATGAAAAACCCAAAGCAGAGATGCTGGCTATTCGATTCCTTAATGCAGAAA ATGCACAGAAGTTCAAGATGAAGTTTGATGAATGCAAAGAGGAGGTCAGGAAGTTTCTTGAAG GAAGCATGAACAGCGCTAACAAAGTGGCAGAGAAGCTGGAGGAGTTGTCTGTGAACGATGACAAAACAAAGAGTTCAGAGGACAAGAAAGAAGAGGCGAAGAAAGAGGAGAAGGCTGTTGAGGAGAAGAAATGA